The Gadus chalcogrammus isolate NIFS_2021 chromosome 14, NIFS_Gcha_1.0, whole genome shotgun sequence sequence gagagagataaggccTGAGGCCTTTTTTTGAGTTTGAGTATGTTGTTTGACAAAGAGAGGATCCATTATACAACAGTGAATCACATGCAGTAATGACATAATTGTGGCTGTGCCAATGACCTGCTCATCAAGGAGATCTGCTCAACCGTGGAAAGGGAAAAAGGGAGCATGGGCCAAGCCACTATTATGACCAGCATTGTAACTGATCCATCGTCCAGGGCTTCTTCAACCATACACAACAATACAAGACAAGATAAATGGCTAGAGCGCTGTTATGCTAGGCATAAagtataaccctaaccctatctgtGAGAGGGATACAACGTTTGATTTGTGACAAATTACCCAACGATTCGTCGTGATATTGTTTCAGAAGCTGATGATTTCAAAGAAGATAACTTCTTGGAGGTATATCCCTGCTCATTATTCAACTGTTGGCTATGAGTATTAGGAGGCAGGTCACAAGGTGTTCTCGCTCAGCCAGGTGTAGCCAAGGAGACACACCCCCCTGCTGAACCCTATTTAACCAGCGCGCCGCCGCAGCCGAGCCACTCTCCGTTCTCCCGACCGCCACCATGTTGGGCTGGTTCTATGGTGGCACCAAGAGCACCAACGTGCGGGTCTCCCTGCCCGCTGTCTGCTTTGTGTGGCAAATCGCCATGATTGTCCTGTTCGGGGTCTTCATCAGATACAACGAGGAGGCGGACACTCATTGGCAGGAGTTCAGGAGGGAAAACAACATCTCCAGCGACATTGAGAATGACTTCTACTTCCGATACCCAAGTAAGTGCGACCTCCACCTCGGGCTGCAGACTGATCCATTGTCCTTAGAACACATCcttatttactgtatttatattcatCCTTATATCctgtatttatattcatatcTTTGTAACCACTTTAATGCTTGTGACTGGTGTTTATTTATTGCTTTCTCATTTGAAATGGTTCATTTTATAATTTATCACCCAATTAAGGAAATAACATAATTACAAtaatacatactgtacatatcaACCATTTAAAGAAAAAGTTGTAATATTCATTCAATAtgcataataaaaaaacaataaacaataaaacataatcCAAAACATTCAACCGTGTCAACAGCTGTAGAAACCTATTGACTTGAATTTATTCAAATTGGAAAATTACAATACTGAATCATAGTGATGGAACAATACTTCAGATTTGACAAAATAATCAACAAAGGCAACCCTTCAAACGAGGACGAGAGGATTTGACTTATTGTCTTTCTAAATGGCGAGTCCTACCTTCCCTGACTGTGTCAGTGTTTACTAGAAGCAGAGGCTCATGGATGTGTCCTCCCTCCCAGGCTTCCAGGACGTGCACGTCATGATCTTTGTCGGGTTCGGCTTCCTCATGACCTTCTTGAAGCGGTACAGCTTCGGCGCAGTGGGCTTCAACTTCCTGGTGGCAGCCTTCGGTATTCAGTGGGCTCTGCTCATGCAGGGTTGGTTCCATACCCTGGACCCGGCCACAGGGaagatcctgattggtgtagagAAGTAAGACACACTTCAAAGGTCTGCTGCTTGGTTTCCTGACATTGTTTGCAGTTCAGTTGGCTGCACAGGGCGTGTTTCCCTCACTGTCTGCCTTCAATAGTATATTGTTTTGATAATGCATCGTCTGAAAGGTGTATATGAGGAACCAGATAATCAGGTTCAGGGATTTTTCAAAATGCTGACATCGCTCAGCACATAGCATCATTAGTAGAGTGACAATGACCATGACTGTCATGCTAGGATCATTACGTGATGACTGACGAGAACTCTTTAGTCATCCAGCTCCACTGGTGGTTTATAGTGAGTCGCTCACGAAACACCTGATTGTATATCAACGTCTTCCTCCTATTTGGTCCAATCAGCTTGATCAACGCAGACTTCTGTGTGGCCGGGTGCCTGATCGCCTACGGGGCGTTGCTGGGGAAAGTCAGCCCAGTCCAGCTTCTGGTGCTCACATTGTTTGGCGTCACACTGTTTGCTGTGGAGGAGTACATCATCCTCGACCTGCTGCATGTGAGTTTCCCCCTGAGCTGGTATTCTCCAGAACCACCAAAGGATGAGATCCTTTCCCAGTGGGTGCTGTGCGTCCATGTTCACACCACCATGTCTCCCCAGGCTAGGGATGCTGGAGGCTCCATGGTCATCCACGCCTTCGGAGGCTACTACGGGTTGGCTATTTCCTGGGTCCTCTACCGCCCTAACTTGAACCTGAGCAAGCGCCTCAACGGCTCGGTCTACCATTCTGATGTCTTCGCCATGATTGGTGAGTGTGTTTTCGTTGTTCTTTAGGGCCACTCTGTGTCTTACCTTGCGGCCTAGAAGCGAGGGTGTCATGTTTGGTGTCTGCTCAGGTACACTGTTCCTGTGGATGTTCTGGCCCAGTTTCAACTCTGCCATCACGGACCACGGGGACGGGCAGCACCGCGCGGCAATCAACACCTACCTGGCGCTGGCCTCCTCGGTCCTGACGGCGGTGGGCATCTCCAGTGTCACGCAGAAGAAAGGGAAGCTGGACATGGTAACGTTGAACCATTACAGTCCAAACGTACACTGATGGTTTTCATTGGAAGTTCGCAGCGTGCGTTAGAATGCTGTGTGTTTTAAACCTCTTGTGATTGACAGGTTCACATCCAGAACGCCACCCTGGCAGGGGGCGTTGCTATGGGAACTGCAGCGGAGTTCATGATCACCCCGTACGGATCGCTGATTGTTGGTTTCTGTTGTGGCATCATCTCTACCTTCGGCTATGTCTTTGTTACGGTGAGCAACTTATACAACAATATAACAATTCCATAATGATATTTTTGTTATAATTTTTGAAGGGTAGGAAAACCCATGGGTGTAGGGTTTAAGCAGGATAACCTTTTAACAACTTTATGAATTTCCATCCAAAACAAAAGTGTTTTTCTACTGAAAGTGATTTGGGTTGACTAACTCTAAATGGCGGCCACTCGGCTCTTGTCTGAACCAGCCACTCCTGGAGAAATACCTGAAGCTGCAGGACACGTGTGGAGTCCACAACCTGCACGCTGTCCCGGGGATGCTGGGGGGCTTCATCGGAGCCATCGTCGCTGCCTCGGCAACGGAGGAGGTGTACTCCAgagaagggtgaggaggagggtgaggaggagaagagtgaggaggagggtgaggaggaggttagctccagagggggggaggaggagatcaacacaagaggaggggggaggaggaggtgtactccagagagggggtaggaggaggttaactccagagggggggggaagtcaGAACATGTGCAGATCCTGTTTACCCAGCTTAAGGTCTGGTTCCCCATCCTAGGTCAGAAAGGTTATAGTCCATCAACACTATCTGTATGAAAGACAGCTTTCTGACTTGGGACAGGTGATCAGACAGTTGGTAAAAGTATTTTTACCCTCTATAACCAGATACCTTAGCGGTTGCAATTTGAACTAAATAGTTATATTCCATAAACGGACCAATGCTTGTTTTATTCTGCCAGGTTAATCAACACGTTTGACTTTGAGGGGGACTTCGCCGACCGGACGGTTGGGACTCAGGGCGGCTTCCAGGCCGCCGCCTGCTGTGTGGCCATCGCCTTCGGCATCGTcggaggggggtgtgtgggtaAGCTCTCAGACGGCCGACCCTACAGCGGCGTCACTGAGTCACGGGCCAGGGAGCCCGTCCAGAGGGTGACCTTTGATTTCTATAATAATTGACACGGTTATGGTCTCACTCGCATACTTATCCCTGGTGACCCGTAACGTTTCTGAGGTGTTATATAAGACACCACCTGACACCCCCTGAACCCACTTCACCTCCACCTGACACCACCTAACCTCCACCTGaacccacctcacctccacctggcaccacctcacctccaccttaacccacctcacctccacctgataccacctcacctccaccagaCACCACCTCACCTCAACCTGACACCATCTCACCTCCAGAGGACGCCAACCTGATACCACCTCGTCTCCACCtgacaccaccctaaccctaaccctgacaccaccctaaccctaaccctgacaccaccctaaccctgacaccACCTCACCTCCGTCTGaacccacctcacctccacctgaaCACAATGGTTTGACACTTCTTTCCCGTTCCAGGTCTGGTTCTGAAGATCCCTATCTGGGGCGACCCGGCTGATGACAACTGCTACGACGACGAGGCTTACTGGGAGGTAAGAGAATGCTTTCTCAACTCACCACCAGTGGGTGCTGTTGCTTTGTGAACTGTACCAAGCGTTTAAATAGCTAGGACTGGAACTATGCGGGTTGACGTTGTGACCATGtgacatttttcaggtcccAGAGGATGACGAAAGCATCCCTCCGATTCTGGAGTACAACAACCACATGATCCACAAGCTTCCGGACCTGTAAGTGTACATCAGCGCATGAAGCCTACCTACAGGGAACGTCCTTGCACGTAAAAGTAGTACTTAGCATCATacgtagcatcttatcctagctatcttggtTGTGTACAGGGAATtagttaacctagtgattgttaatgCGCTGTAACACAGTGTGAGCTTCACCTCAGCGCTGTAACACAGTGTAACACAGTGAGTTAGCtgtaacacaatttaacacaGTGTAACACAGTCTGACACAGTGTAACACAGTGTGACACAGTGTAACACAGTGTGACGTCAGCTGTAACACAGTGTGACACACAGTGTGATGTCAGCTGTAACACAGTGTGACCTCAGCTGTAACACAGTGTAACAGTGTGACACAGTGAACAGTGTTATGCAGCTGTAACACAGTGTAAAACAGTGTGACATCAGCTGTAACACAGTGTAACGTCAGCTGCACCTTCCGCTCAGCTCCCAGTGAGCCCAGATTAATTAatatctctcttctcttttgtAGATCGGAGTCCAACTTCCAGGTGGAGCAGATCTAGGAGCAGCTACGGGCCGTTGAACCAGACGAGTGGAGGCCCTGATCACTGTTACCTTGTTGGACAGGAACTTTTATTGTCACAGATGACTTTTTTGTGTAACACAATTAAGCTGTCCCTATTATTACTTGTTACTATGCTATTAAAAGCACAAAGTGGATAGTATTCCTGTATACATAAGGAACAACGACCAAATTAAATAAAGGCATACATAGCGGACATGAATGAAGGATAATCTCAGGGTACAAGGATAGGCTTACGGAGCACTTCTTGGCCTATCCTATAGGTGTTCTCATCTGAAGGACTTTACATTTACTTTCAGGCCTATGGTCTCTGGTCATGTAGGCTTTCGCTAATGTGCAGCAATAATCAGTTTAAATGTAAGTTTGCTTTGATTATGAACAAAGCCTACCAGATAGGTGTAGTGAAGGCCAGTGAAGCAAAACCctgtatatatagtatatttgGTCCTTTCCATTAACGTTAAGCATGTAGTATTCCTAGGCCTACTGCCTAAAATCAGAAGGATCGGATTTTCATCAATGAGCATTTGTTAATGCTTTATAATATCTTTAATCAAACATGATGCTTAATGATTGTATATACCTTCTGATATagttctgtatatatatatatatagatattttgtaGAGGCATTGTTTTCCCCTAAAGATTTTGCCCTCAAATCGAGCAAATAATCAAAATTTCTCCAATTGGCCATTAGtcaaaataaattaatgaattaacTTTCTTTAACATGATAGTTCATTCAGTAGGTCgcctcgttttttttttatgtatttctaACTAAGATAACTATATTGCTCATAAATTTGTCTTCACACACATTAGCCTCCAGTAACAGTAAGGTCTACCCTGGCCTCTAATGTATTACACCTGATTTGCGAGCCTAGTCATCTACTTGAAGAGACATGACGAAAGGTGTAAATGTTATATTTTTGTGATTTTTGAAATAAACACATTAATCAAAAACGTTGCAATTACATGAACAACAGTATGAAGACAAACATATaaatagaaaaacataaaaaatcaaACCTGAGTCTTTGAAAAAGTAAATGTAGCCTCCAAGCCACCGCAGACAGACGGCGACAGGACGAGCAACACAGGGACCCCCTGACCGCGGTGAAGTTAGTTTTGGGTTGGATATTCGACGGATATTCAGTCCAGTTCCAGCCGCGACTTCACGGAGATTTGCCCGGCAATAGCTGCATGAGAACGGTTAGCACACCTCGCAGAGCCTCGCGGTGAATCGCTGGAAACTGATTTAGGGACCGTCAATAAATTACTTCACGTAAATATATCAATACAAAATACTTGCAGttttttcaatagcttccatgctgtgtgacccagtgactccaaaccagtatctaATTGTATTATTAAACCCTGAGAATAAGACACACCACTTGTtatggtattttagtgcttcctctattttatatgaatattaatatgcaggaattatcatatttctttcaatagcttccatgccaagTGACctagtgactccaaaccagtatccaattgtaatGGTAAACACTaagaataggacacaccacttTGTATTAT is a genomic window containing:
- the rhcga gene encoding rh family, C glycoprotein a; this encodes MLGWFYGGTKSTNVRVSLPAVCFVWQIAMIVLFGVFIRYNEEADTHWQEFRRENNISSDIENDFYFRYPSFQDVHVMIFVGFGFLMTFLKRYSFGAVGFNFLVAAFGIQWALLMQGWFHTLDPATGKILIGVENLINADFCVAGCLIAYGALLGKVSPVQLLVLTLFGVTLFAVEEYIILDLLHARDAGGSMVIHAFGGYYGLAISWVLYRPNLNLSKRLNGSVYHSDVFAMIGTLFLWMFWPSFNSAITDHGDGQHRAAINTYLALASSVLTAVGISSVTQKKGKLDMVHIQNATLAGGVAMGTAAEFMITPYGSLIVGFCCGIISTFGYVFVTPLLEKYLKLQDTCGVHNLHAVPGMLGGFIGAIVAASATEEVYSREGLINTFDFEGDFADRTVGTQGGFQAAACCVAIAFGIVGGGCVGLVLKIPIWGDPADDNCYDDEAYWEVPEDDESIPPILEYNNHMIHKLPDLSESNFQVEQI